One stretch of Pirellulales bacterium DNA includes these proteins:
- a CDS encoding serine/threonine-protein kinase, which produces MSSTTFLQPQATLSIDGQKPKRCPDVLLEKYRQLVEEQRMSWTEHHRLLRLLGAGGQGVVYLSERRGTDHFTLPVALKIFSPLHYEDDRGYDEAMGRIAAVAARVAQIQQDNLLDVHNFVERNRIRLMEMEWVDGYDLDRLLSHEMLERTRQRVSNRRWDYLNNVIVTSGPLQPRLKPGIAIAVLRECLAALAALHREGIVHGDIKPSNIMLKRTGNAKIIDIGSAFDMEKPPSRRSCTPTYAAPEVLEGGESSPRSDLCSLGYVLIEMLSGAPPFVGQTTYAELLEAKRMLMQRLHERLPREVVCNELLMTLIRSLVAPDPSLRFPSAEAADLVKEGAANFHRQLVKGDLASEYENEMRLWLEELD; this is translated from the coding sequence ATGTCCTCGACTACTTTCTTACAACCGCAAGCCACGCTGAGCATTGACGGTCAGAAGCCCAAGCGTTGTCCCGACGTCTTGTTGGAAAAGTACCGGCAATTGGTCGAAGAGCAGCGGATGAGTTGGACCGAGCATCATCGCCTGTTGCGGCTGCTCGGCGCCGGCGGCCAAGGAGTGGTGTACCTGTCGGAGCGGCGCGGCACAGACCATTTCACCCTGCCGGTGGCCCTGAAAATCTTTTCTCCGTTGCACTACGAAGACGATCGAGGATACGACGAGGCGATGGGCCGCATCGCCGCCGTGGCGGCGCGGGTCGCACAAATCCAGCAAGACAATCTGCTGGACGTACACAATTTTGTCGAACGGAATCGCATTCGGCTGATGGAGATGGAATGGGTCGACGGTTATGACCTGGACCGTTTGCTATCGCACGAAATGCTCGAGCGAACGCGGCAACGGGTCAGCAATCGCCGCTGGGACTATCTAAACAACGTCATCGTCACTTCGGGCCCGCTACAACCGCGCTTGAAACCTGGCATCGCGATCGCGGTGTTGCGCGAGTGCCTGGCCGCTTTGGCTGCCTTGCATCGCGAGGGGATCGTTCACGGCGACATCAAGCCGTCGAACATCATGCTCAAGCGCACGGGCAACGCCAAAATCATCGACATCGGCTCGGCCTTTGACATGGAGAAGCCCCCCTCGCGCCGTAGTTGCACCCCCACTTACGCGGCGCCGGAAGTCTTGGAAGGGGGCGAATCCTCGCCGCGATCGGATTTGTGCAGTCTTGGGTATGTGTTGATCGAAATGCTGTCGGGGGCTCCGCCGTTCGTCGGCCAAACCACTTATGCCGAGTTGCTCGAGGCGAAGCGGATGTTGATGCAACGGCTGCACGAACGGCTGCCGCGCGAAGTCGTGTGCAACGAACTCTTGATGACGCTGATCCGCAGCCTGGTCGCACCGGATCCCTCGCTGCGTTTTCCAAGTGCCGAAGCTGCGGACCTGGTGAAAGAAGGAGCGGCCAACTTCCATCGACAACTGGTCAAGGGGGACTTGGCCAGCGAGTACGAAAACGAGATGCGCCTGTGGCTCGAAGAATTGGACTAA
- a CDS encoding MogA/MoaB family molybdenum cofactor biosynthesis protein: MADSVVEHRAQSPQRVRCAVITVSDTRTPETDTGGQLVLEKLVQAGHEVIVREIIPDDPLRMQALVSDLCKRDDVDAILLTGGTGISSRDQTFETISGLLTKPLPGYGELFRMLSYQEIGAAGMLSRAVGGLAWRTIVLTMPGSPAGVRLAMDKLIVPELGHLVREARR, from the coding sequence ATGGCTGACAGCGTGGTCGAACATCGAGCCCAGTCCCCGCAGCGGGTGCGCTGCGCCGTGATTACCGTCAGCGACACCCGTACTCCGGAAACCGACACGGGTGGACAGCTGGTTCTTGAGAAACTCGTTCAGGCGGGGCACGAGGTGATTGTTCGCGAGATTATCCCCGATGATCCGCTGCGCATGCAGGCGCTAGTTTCTGACCTGTGCAAGCGCGACGACGTCGATGCCATCCTGCTTACCGGGGGGACCGGAATCAGCAGCCGCGATCAAACGTTCGAAACAATTTCCGGCCTTCTGACCAAGCCGCTGCCGGGATATGGCGAGCTGTTTCGCATGTTGAGTTATCAGGAGATCGGGGCTGCCGGAATGCTAAGCCGCGCCGTGGGCGGGTTAGCGTGGCGGACGATCGTGCTCACCATGCCCGGCTCGCCGGCAGGCGTGCGCCTGGCGATGGATAAGCTCATCGTGCCTGAGTTGGGACACCTGGTACGCGAAGCGCGGCGGTAG
- a CDS encoding D-2-hydroxyacid dehydrogenase, whose amino-acid sequence MTRIVLCYPVEPRHVAQIMAAAPQAEVVDAGQQRVAQELLTADIFCGHAKVPVPWNEVVRGGRLRWIQSSAAGLDHCLVPSVVASDIVVTSASGVLADQVAEHAISLTTALTRSLPTFFRAQEQHEFIRRPTRDLTHCTVGIVGFGGNGRRLAEVLRVFKTRILATDTFPVDKPDFVEALWPAERLDDLLAEVDVLFLAAPLTDITRHMIDRRALARLRPGALLINVARGPLVVEADLVAAIESGHLAGAGLDVTAEEPLAVDSPLWSLPNVVITPHVGGQSARRIDDMTDFFSANLRRWQAGEPLANLVDKRLGYPVPHS is encoded by the coding sequence GTGACACGCATTGTACTCTGTTATCCCGTTGAGCCCCGCCACGTGGCGCAGATCATGGCCGCGGCGCCGCAGGCCGAAGTCGTGGACGCAGGACAGCAACGCGTCGCTCAGGAATTGCTCACGGCCGATATCTTTTGCGGCCATGCCAAGGTGCCAGTGCCGTGGAACGAAGTGGTTCGGGGGGGTCGATTGCGCTGGATTCAATCCTCGGCCGCCGGCCTGGATCACTGTCTGGTCCCGTCGGTCGTGGCATCCGACATCGTAGTGACGAGCGCCTCGGGCGTATTGGCCGACCAGGTTGCCGAGCACGCGATCTCGCTGACCACGGCGCTTACGCGTAGCCTGCCCACGTTTTTTCGTGCCCAAGAGCAGCACGAATTCATCCGCAGGCCGACACGCGATCTGACGCATTGCACGGTGGGCATCGTCGGTTTTGGCGGCAATGGGCGGCGATTGGCCGAAGTCTTGCGAGTTTTCAAAACGCGCATTCTGGCGACGGACACTTTTCCCGTCGATAAACCCGACTTCGTCGAAGCACTATGGCCCGCCGAGCGACTGGACGATCTGTTGGCCGAAGTCGATGTGTTGTTTTTGGCAGCGCCGCTGACGGATATTACGCGCCACATGATCGATCGTCGCGCACTGGCGCGGCTGCGGCCCGGCGCCTTGTTGATCAACGTGGCGCGAGGCCCGCTCGTTGTCGAAGCAGATTTAGTGGCTGCGATCGAATCCGGACATCTGGCCGGCGCGGGACTCGACGTCACGGCGGAAGAGCCGCTAGCAGTCGATAGCCCCCTGTGGTCGTTGCCGAACGTCGTCATCACGCCCCATGTCGGCGGCCAGAGCGCGCGGCGGATCGACGACATGACCGATTTCTTTTCCGCAAATCTGAGACGCTGGCAGGCCGGCGAACCTCTGGCAAATCTCGTCGACAAGCGATTGGGCTATCCCGTACCGCACTCCTAG